A single Nicotiana tabacum cultivar K326 chromosome 5, ASM71507v2, whole genome shotgun sequence DNA region contains:
- the LOC107822229 gene encoding squalene synthase-like isoform X3, whose translation MAFFIYQEVIKDITKRMGEGMAKFLCKEVETLDDYNEYCHYAAGLCGLGLSNLFYASRREDLAPESLSISMGLFLQKISIIRDYLEDINEVPKCRMFWPRQIWSKYVNKLEDFKYEENSVKAVQYLNEMVTNALSHAEDCLTYMSNLRDPVIFHFCAIPQIINMGNLTMYYNNIEVFKGVVEMRRGLCAKVIGQTRTMADVYRAFFDFCRILESKVDHNDPNATITLKRLEAISKTCRDSGTLNQRKSCIFSRQRNYYIQVLITFLFIILAIPYTSTKIP comes from the exons ATGGCATTTTTCAT TTATCAGGAGGTGATTAAGGATATCACCAAGAGGATGGGTGAAGGAATGGCAAAATTTCTATGCAAGGAG GTAGAAACACTAGATGATTACAATGAATATTGTCATTATGCAGCTGGACTTTGTGGATTAGGCTTGTCAAATCTTTTTTATGCTTCTCGAAGAGAAGATTTAGCACCAGAATCCCTCTCCATTTCTATGGGTTTATTTCTTCAG AAAATAAGCATCATTAGAGATTATCTAGAGGACATAAATGAAGTACCCAAGTGTCGTATGTTCTGGCCCCGTCAAATTTGGAGTAAATATGTTAACAAACTTGAG GACTTTAAGTATGAGGAAAACTCAGTCAAGGCAGTGCAATATCTGAATGAAATGGTCACTAATGCTTTATCACATGCAGAAGATTGTCTGACTTACATGTCTAATTTACGAGATCCTGTTATCTTTCACTTCTGTGCAATTCCCCAG ATCATAAATATGGGGAACTTGACGATGTACTACAACAACATTGAAGTTTTCAAAGGTGTTGTAGAAATGAGACGAG GCCTCTGTGCTAAGGTTATTGGTCAGACAAGAACAATGGCTGATGTCTACAGAGCTTTCTTTGACTTTTGTCGTATATTGGAATCCAAG GTTGACCATAATGATCCAAATGCAACGATTACTTTGAAGAGGCTTGAAGCAATCTCGAAAACCTGCAGAGACTCTGGAACCTTGAATCAAAG GAAATCTTGCATATTCAGCCGTCAGCGTAATTACTATATTCAAGTTCTG ATTACTTTCCTTTTCATCATACTGGCTATTCCTTATACATCAACAAAAATACCTTAA
- the LOC107822230 gene encoding transcription factor bHLH130-like isoform X1: protein MDSEFDKNQNMNSGLLRFRSAPSSLFENLTDGVIKIENFGSENKGFNLAGLNNQLVSQNSQLPPQYPRQNTSANVGSTDGGGYRVMGSLGNNHERQNKLASNLMRQNSSPAGLFSHLNSQIGYGTLKGGGGGGYRMANVASGDSSPSSSRLKGHFSSFPSGTPSSLGMLSRISEVDNESSITTVPDDDKRRDGNSEAQFYNMGFPFTSWNDSPQLDNEGKLFANADQIEEVGNRPPILSHHLSLPKTPAEIAAIEKLLHFQDTIPCKIRAKRGCATHPRSIAERVRRTRISERMRKLQELVPNMDKQTNTADMLDLAVEYIKDLQKQYKTLTDHRANCKCSAMQNQRV, encoded by the exons ATGGATTCAGAGTTTGATAAAAACCAGAACATGAATTCTGGTTTGTTAAGGTTTCGTTCAGCTCCAAGTTCTTTGTTTGAGAATCTCACTGATGGAGTAATAAAGATTGAAAATTTTGGCAGTGAGAATAAAGGGTTCAATCTTGCTGGTTTAAATAATCAATTGGTGTCTCAGAATTCACAGTTGCCACCTCAATATCCAAGGCAAAATACTAGTGCTAATGTGGGGTCAACGGATGGTGGTGGGTACAGGGTGATGGGCTCATTGGGAAATAATCATGAGAGGCAAAACAAGTTGGCATCAAATCTTATGAGGCAAAATAGTTCTCCAGCTGGCTTATTCTCCCACCTTAATTCTCAAATTG GCTATGGCACGTTGAAAGGCGGTGGTGGTGGAGGTTACAGAATGGCAAATGTTGCCAGTGGAGATTCAAGTCCATCTTCAAGTAGGTTGAAAGGTCATTTTAGTAGTTTCCCATCAGGGACACCTTCATCATTAGGAATGTTGTCTCGAATCTCAGAGGTCGATAACGAGAGCAGCATAACAACTGTCCCTGATGATGACAAGCGTAGAGATGGCAACTCAGAAGCTCAATTCTACAATATGGGATTCCCTTTTACCTCTTGGAATGATTCCCCTCAACTAGATAATGAAGGGAAGCTATTTGCTAATGCTGATCAG ATTGAAGAAGTTGGAAATAGGCCTCCAATTTTGTCACACCACCTAAGTTTACCAAAGACACCAGCTGAAATTGCAGCTATTGAGAAGTTATTGCATTTCCAAGACACTATTCCCTGTAAGATCCGCGCCAAACGTGGCTGTGCTACTCATCCTAGGAGCATTGCAGAAAGG GTGAGAAGAACCCGAATAAGTGAAAGAATGAGGAAGCTACAGGAGCTTGTCCCCAACATGGACAAG CAAACAAACACAGCAGACATGTTAGATTTGGCTGTTGAGTACATTAAAGACCTCCAAAAACAGTACAAG ACACTCACTGATCATCGGGCGAACTGCAAATGCTCAGCAATGCAGAACCAAAGGGTCTGA
- the LOC107822229 gene encoding squalene synthase-like isoform X2 has protein sequence MDQFHHVSTAFLEFDKNYQEVIKDITKRMGEGMAKFLCKEVETLDDYNEYCHYAAGLCGLGLSNLFYASRREDLAPESLSISMGLFLQKISIIRDYLEDINEVPKCRMFWPRQIWSKYVNKLEDFKYEENSVKAVQYLNEMVTNALSHAEDCLTYMSNLRDPVIFHFCAIPQIINMGNLTMYYNNIEVFKGVVEMRRGLCAKVIGQTRTMADVYRAFFDFCRILESKVDHNDPNATITLKRLEAISKTCRDSGTLNQSRQRNYYIQVLITFLFIILAIPYTSTKIP, from the exons ATGGACCAATTCCATCATGTTTCCACTGCTTTCCTGGAGTTTGATAAAAA TTATCAGGAGGTGATTAAGGATATCACCAAGAGGATGGGTGAAGGAATGGCAAAATTTCTATGCAAGGAG GTAGAAACACTAGATGATTACAATGAATATTGTCATTATGCAGCTGGACTTTGTGGATTAGGCTTGTCAAATCTTTTTTATGCTTCTCGAAGAGAAGATTTAGCACCAGAATCCCTCTCCATTTCTATGGGTTTATTTCTTCAG AAAATAAGCATCATTAGAGATTATCTAGAGGACATAAATGAAGTACCCAAGTGTCGTATGTTCTGGCCCCGTCAAATTTGGAGTAAATATGTTAACAAACTTGAG GACTTTAAGTATGAGGAAAACTCAGTCAAGGCAGTGCAATATCTGAATGAAATGGTCACTAATGCTTTATCACATGCAGAAGATTGTCTGACTTACATGTCTAATTTACGAGATCCTGTTATCTTTCACTTCTGTGCAATTCCCCAG ATCATAAATATGGGGAACTTGACGATGTACTACAACAACATTGAAGTTTTCAAAGGTGTTGTAGAAATGAGACGAG GCCTCTGTGCTAAGGTTATTGGTCAGACAAGAACAATGGCTGATGTCTACAGAGCTTTCTTTGACTTTTGTCGTATATTGGAATCCAAG GTTGACCATAATGATCCAAATGCAACGATTACTTTGAAGAGGCTTGAAGCAATCTCGAAAACCTGCAGAGACTCTGGAACCTTGAATCAAAG CCGTCAGCGTAATTACTATATTCAAGTTCTG ATTACTTTCCTTTTCATCATACTGGCTATTCCTTATACATCAACAAAAATACCTTAA
- the LOC107822230 gene encoding transcription factor bHLH130-like isoform X2 — MDSEFDKNQNMNSGLLRFRSAPSSLFENLTDGVIKIENFGSENKGFNLAGLNNQLVSQNSQLPPQYPRQNTSANVGSTDGGGYRVMGSLGNNHERQNKLASNLMRQNSSPAGLFSHLNSQIGYGTLKGGGGGGYRMANVASGDSSPSSKVDNESSITTVPDDDKRRDGNSEAQFYNMGFPFTSWNDSPQLDNEGKLFANADQIEEVGNRPPILSHHLSLPKTPAEIAAIEKLLHFQDTIPCKIRAKRGCATHPRSIAERVRRTRISERMRKLQELVPNMDKQTNTADMLDLAVEYIKDLQKQYKTLTDHRANCKCSAMQNQRV, encoded by the exons ATGGATTCAGAGTTTGATAAAAACCAGAACATGAATTCTGGTTTGTTAAGGTTTCGTTCAGCTCCAAGTTCTTTGTTTGAGAATCTCACTGATGGAGTAATAAAGATTGAAAATTTTGGCAGTGAGAATAAAGGGTTCAATCTTGCTGGTTTAAATAATCAATTGGTGTCTCAGAATTCACAGTTGCCACCTCAATATCCAAGGCAAAATACTAGTGCTAATGTGGGGTCAACGGATGGTGGTGGGTACAGGGTGATGGGCTCATTGGGAAATAATCATGAGAGGCAAAACAAGTTGGCATCAAATCTTATGAGGCAAAATAGTTCTCCAGCTGGCTTATTCTCCCACCTTAATTCTCAAATTG GCTATGGCACGTTGAAAGGCGGTGGTGGTGGAGGTTACAGAATGGCAAATGTTGCCAGTGGAGATTCAAGTCCATCTTCAA AGGTCGATAACGAGAGCAGCATAACAACTGTCCCTGATGATGACAAGCGTAGAGATGGCAACTCAGAAGCTCAATTCTACAATATGGGATTCCCTTTTACCTCTTGGAATGATTCCCCTCAACTAGATAATGAAGGGAAGCTATTTGCTAATGCTGATCAG ATTGAAGAAGTTGGAAATAGGCCTCCAATTTTGTCACACCACCTAAGTTTACCAAAGACACCAGCTGAAATTGCAGCTATTGAGAAGTTATTGCATTTCCAAGACACTATTCCCTGTAAGATCCGCGCCAAACGTGGCTGTGCTACTCATCCTAGGAGCATTGCAGAAAGG GTGAGAAGAACCCGAATAAGTGAAAGAATGAGGAAGCTACAGGAGCTTGTCCCCAACATGGACAAG CAAACAAACACAGCAGACATGTTAGATTTGGCTGTTGAGTACATTAAAGACCTCCAAAAACAGTACAAG ACACTCACTGATCATCGGGCGAACTGCAAATGCTCAGCAATGCAGAACCAAAGGGTCTGA
- the LOC107822229 gene encoding squalene synthase-like isoform X1: MDQFHHVSTAFLEFDKNYQEVIKDITKRMGEGMAKFLCKEVETLDDYNEYCHYAAGLCGLGLSNLFYASRREDLAPESLSISMGLFLQKISIIRDYLEDINEVPKCRMFWPRQIWSKYVNKLEDFKYEENSVKAVQYLNEMVTNALSHAEDCLTYMSNLRDPVIFHFCAIPQIINMGNLTMYYNNIEVFKGVVEMRRGLCAKVIGQTRTMADVYRAFFDFCRILESKVDHNDPNATITLKRLEAISKTCRDSGTLNQRKSCIFSRQRNYYIQVLITFLFIILAIPYTSTKIP, from the exons ATGGACCAATTCCATCATGTTTCCACTGCTTTCCTGGAGTTTGATAAAAA TTATCAGGAGGTGATTAAGGATATCACCAAGAGGATGGGTGAAGGAATGGCAAAATTTCTATGCAAGGAG GTAGAAACACTAGATGATTACAATGAATATTGTCATTATGCAGCTGGACTTTGTGGATTAGGCTTGTCAAATCTTTTTTATGCTTCTCGAAGAGAAGATTTAGCACCAGAATCCCTCTCCATTTCTATGGGTTTATTTCTTCAG AAAATAAGCATCATTAGAGATTATCTAGAGGACATAAATGAAGTACCCAAGTGTCGTATGTTCTGGCCCCGTCAAATTTGGAGTAAATATGTTAACAAACTTGAG GACTTTAAGTATGAGGAAAACTCAGTCAAGGCAGTGCAATATCTGAATGAAATGGTCACTAATGCTTTATCACATGCAGAAGATTGTCTGACTTACATGTCTAATTTACGAGATCCTGTTATCTTTCACTTCTGTGCAATTCCCCAG ATCATAAATATGGGGAACTTGACGATGTACTACAACAACATTGAAGTTTTCAAAGGTGTTGTAGAAATGAGACGAG GCCTCTGTGCTAAGGTTATTGGTCAGACAAGAACAATGGCTGATGTCTACAGAGCTTTCTTTGACTTTTGTCGTATATTGGAATCCAAG GTTGACCATAATGATCCAAATGCAACGATTACTTTGAAGAGGCTTGAAGCAATCTCGAAAACCTGCAGAGACTCTGGAACCTTGAATCAAAG GAAATCTTGCATATTCAGCCGTCAGCGTAATTACTATATTCAAGTTCTG ATTACTTTCCTTTTCATCATACTGGCTATTCCTTATACATCAACAAAAATACCTTAA